A section of the Malus sylvestris chromosome 17, drMalSylv7.2, whole genome shotgun sequence genome encodes:
- the LOC126612570 gene encoding protein CHLOROPLAST J-LIKE DOMAIN 1, chloroplastic-like, with amino-acid sequence MALAISHAFLCPKLQFSQRNFGPNVPELRLPPSFVRTIPQNRRVICAAASAAGSSNPDSDLNPYEVLGVSPIEGFDMIKAAYTKKHKEAVRSGDDATAARLEKAYDKVMMAQLTNRKKGVTFGSFKVSKDIKYADKQPIVPWGPRFTKSSVQDMRINLAISAVFVAWLLIKRNAEYKPLQFLTFAFVYRIFEKLKSFEPPVSPTYTEDGEDAGRGLRMGKRLLRSLAIVFGCIAIASVGYTTALNLIEYMGSYIPAALYNNQELIITSATAFMLYIMASYYR; translated from the exons ATGGCTCTGGCGATTTCCCATGCTTTTCTCTGCCCCAAATTGCAATTTTCCCAAAGGAATTTTGGCCCTAACGTCCCAGAGTTGAGGCTGCCACCCTCTTTTGTCAG AACAATTCCACAGAATAGAAGGGTAATTTGTGCTGCTGCGTCTGCGGCTGGAAGTTCTAATCCGGATAGTGATTTGAATCCATATGAG GTTCTCGGTGTGAGCCCAATTGAGGGATTTGACATGATCAAGGCAGCATATACGAAAAAACATAAGGAGGCCGTAAGGAGCGGTGATGATGCAACTGCTGCTAGA CTGGAGAAAGCATATGACAAAGTTATGATGGCCCAGCTAACTAATAGGAAGAAAGGTGTAACCTTTGGTTCCTTCAAG GTTTCAAAAGACATCAAATATGCTGATAAGCAACCAATTGTACCATGGGGGCCTAG GTTCACCAAGTCTTCTGTACAAGATATGCGCATCAACCTGGCAATATCTGCTGTATTT GTAGCTTGGCTTCTTATCAAGCGGAATGCTGAATATAAACCCCTGCAATTTTTAACTTTTGCATTTGTTTATCGGATTTTTGAGAAGTTGAAATCCTTTGAACCGCCTGTATCTCCAACATATACA GAAGATGGTGAGGATGCAGGGAGGGGATTGCGAATGGGAAAACGGCTGCTCCGTTCACTTGCAATAGTGTTTGGCTGTATCGCGATTGCTTCTGTG GGATACACTACCGCACTGAATTTGATCGAGTATATGGGTAGCTACATTCCTGCCGCTCTTTACAATAACCAG GAGTTGATAATCACTTCAGCTACCGCGTTCATGCTCTACATTATGGCATCGTATTataggtga
- the LOC126612574 gene encoding nifU-like protein 1, chloroplastic encodes MASLAATGFPKAPTLSSKIPPKSHQCPPSTCMKRHCFTSKTPIFLKTAIRASNPSAAAESSSPGLYSAKQYELTVPNVDLVLEDVRPYLISDGGNVDVVSVEDGVVSLKLQGACGSCPSSTTTMKMGIERVLKEKFGDALKDIQQVFDEENKEITVEVVNRHLDILRPAIKNFGGSVEVLSVEGGDCHVNYVGPESIGSGIKAAIKEKFPDIVNVVFTG; translated from the exons ATGGCGTCTCTCGCAGCCACCGGCTTCCCCAAAGCCCCAACGCTTTCTTCCAAAATCCCACCCAAATCTCACCAATGCCCACCATCTACGTGTATGAAACGGCACTGTTTCACCTCTAAAACGCCCATCTTTCTGAAAACCGCCATTAGAGCGTCGAACCCAAGCGCCGCCGCCGAGTCCTCTTCTCCGGGACTCTACTCCGCCAAGCAGTACGAACTCACGGTTCCCAACGTCGACTTGGTTCTCGAGGACGTCCGCCCTTATCTCATCTCCGATGGCGGTAACGTCGACGTTGTCTCCGTTGAGGACGGCGTCGTTTCGCTCAAGCTTCAAG GGGCATGTGGGAGCTGTCCGAGCTCAACGACCACCATGAAGATGGGAATCGAAAGGGTGCTCAAGGAAAAGTTTGGAGACGCACTCAAGGATATTCAACAAGTCtttgatgaagaaaataaagagaTCACCGTTGAG GTAGTGAATCGTCACCTGGACATATTGAGACCAGCCATAAAGAACTTTGGTGGGAGTGTGGAAGTGTTATCGGTTGAAGGTGGGGATTGCCATGTAAATTATGTAGGGCCTGAGTCCATCGGATCAGGAATCAAAGCAGCGATTAAGGAGAAGTTCCCAGATATCGTCAATGTTGTATTCACTGGATAG